From Diorhabda carinulata isolate Delta chromosome Y, icDioCari1.1, whole genome shotgun sequence:
TCACGGATGACATATGTCTGTTAACAACAAatagaaatgaaacatttttactATTTAGGCAgcataataaatacaaaagtgATACTTAAACTGACATCAAATCTGTTTCATACCAATGTAAAACGTTCAAAATTCGTTGAGAACTATATGTTGCTGTTGCTGtgtgatttttcaaatattaaagcTGGCACTAATACTTCAAAATTACACAAATACATTCCTTGAATATTGCCTTTGTggattttatattaatattctaAGTTTGTACTGATGATAGtattaaaatgttaatcttACTTGTTCTTCATCCCTTGCTTTAgataatgtatttatataatgaaccaatctctttttatcattttcttgatCTTCTAAGCAAGCTTCCAAATCTTCTAACCGAATTTCTAAGGAATTTCGCTCTATTTCTACATATTTTGTTCTATCTAGTTGATCTCTCAATAAATCACATTCATGTTCCAATCCAATCAgagtttcatattttgatttgaatatatcaCGCTCAGCTTTCAATGCTTCCAAACATTGAATTTGTTTCCTCATTTTCTCAACATCTTCTAACTTCCTTATCATTTCCTCAAGACTGTACTTCAGATGATCACGTTCTACCCTTAATCTTTCTTTGTCTTCACATAAGGATTTGAGATTTGTTATTTTCTGTTCCATGCAAACAATTTTGGATTCTAAAATCTCTCTTTCCGCTTTTCTGTTGAATTCTTCTCCTTCGACAATAGACAATTTCCgttttaattgattcaattctatttccaaaaaatttttctctcttcTCATTTTTAAAACACAATTCTCCAGTTCATCCACTATAGCTgctttcttttttaaattatgaatttcttgATCTAGAATACCCAGTTGTTCTACTTTTTGACTTAGTCTTTCTCGATCTATCAAGACTTCCTCTAGAAGTAGAGATCTTTGCCTGAGCACTTCAACATCGTTGAGTGAGTAGGTGTACAAACAAAGTTCTTTTTCTAAATTGCGAACTTTTTCTCTTAGCTGTTTCTCTTCATTGGTGGCTTCAATTTTGAGTTTGAGTTCTTCTATTAACTTTGGAGTGACTGGAAAGCATCCTAATTTGGAGAATGagtcttcataaaaaaatatttgctccTTCAGTTTGTCATTTTCTCTTTGTATGATTGACAGTTGTgagcaatattttttcattacctCTACTTCCTTTCTTATTATTCTAACCCGCAATTCAGGTGTAATGTCTTGATTGCGCATCTGTTTGATATTCTGGTCCAATTGTTTGATTTCATTGTCCATTAGTAAGATTTCTAGGTTTTGGGGTAAATTAGAAGGACCTGCTTTTTCGGCATCGTCTTTGGAAGCAGCCTCTACATAGCAAAGTTTTTGTTCTTCATAACTTTCCTAAAATCAGAAGACGATAGTAAAATATCTGTGTTGAATAAAGCAAATACTAGGATTTGTGAACAGAAGGTAATCACAGGGAATCAAATAAGGTAAATGTTGCGATAGAGGCAATAAATTAAAACGCTAATTTTTCTGCAGCAGGTCCTTATAGTACTATAAAAGTATAATCAATCTGAAGTGTAAGTGGAGATAGGTtagtatattaaaaacaaatgtgaTTGCCAAACTTCACAATTCAAAAAGAGGACTACTAGATGTCTGAGGTAATAATTATTCATACCAAATAATAATGCGTCCTTCAACATGTGCTAGAATATGTATTAAATGTATAAATCGATTAACaccataaaaatgatataaaaatttttagactCATTTTGCCGAATATTTcctaaagaaataatttttgtaaaatgattCACCCGCAGTTCCTGTTGATTTTTTGAGTCATCTTGTTTCTCAGCTACTTCTTTTTTGCTGTTCAAGTGAGATATCATAGCGGAAGTCATATTTTCTTGTCCTCTACCATATGATTCTTCAgcctaaaattatttttaattttattatgtaatttacattttgtattttgtgaAATATCTTGTATTCATTAAATGAATTCatgaaattattggaaacatTTATTCTTCAACTTTAAAATAGCCATAAGAGTCTCAagtgaaaaattcttaatttgATAATTCACAATGTCAGATGCCGAAATAGAGGAATTACAGGAAGTAGTGATTGATATTTAGATGGAGAAAATGATATTTGGtatatatgttatatttttggatcagctaaattaatttttaatgtttacaCCCTTAAATGATGCCATTTTGGTCAGGTACAATTGTCGTTAACAATCTAAATATAGGTGATCTAGATACTTTGATATAACATCAATCATAAATAGTTAATTTTAATACCAAGCATGTGAGTTCCATTGAGCATTAGAAAATATTGTGTATTTTACTCCAATTTAGATTGATTCAAGTCTCATTTTAAATTGTTACGTGGTTTTTAgcatgaaaactaaaaaatgtaaGTAAATTTAGAGAATCCCACgaatgatattttataaattccaaattAGTATTGGATGAGCTTAGTATTTCTCAACTTTCCGATTCTttcctaaaatatattaaaagttgAGGTGCCAAATGGGGGTGAGGATAATGATTCATCAATACGTTTTCCAAATAATCTCGCATATTCCAAAATATTCCTCTCTTAATTCAATAAGTACTATTTTATGTCTGCACActttcttttgaaattatttagatcAGTTTTGGTTCATTACATCCGTTAAGAATGGTCAATTggatagatttaaaaataagttgTTAAATGTAAGAAAACTTAATGATTTAAGGCATATTTGTCAGATGGTAGTAGCTGTTGAATACATTAACTGTGaacgatattttgaaaattaacctTCACTTCGTAAAAAAGTTTATCCATTCCCATTCTCAACGCAATACAGGACAGTGATATTCCTGTGATTCCTTTGGAATGgaattttatcattatcatttatttatgagAATTACAttctaatttgtttaaaaaaaaccttGTGGCTACCTCTCTATAGAACATACACTGTTTCCTAATAATTATAGAAGTATGATTAAAACTTACCACTAGATTATTCCTCAATGCAATTATTTCAGTATCTTTAGGAATAACTAAAgcatataaattttctttagaacCTATTGTCGTGCAATTTAAAATAAGTCTACCCATTTCTTGTTTTGACTgactttttatattaattcttcttttcttaatattttgttttttattgccATTGTTCAAGCTTCCTCTTCATCTACAGCTTTTTCTGCCGATTTTACCAAAGTTACAcctttcttccttttttttcatcaattgatACTGTTTTGAATGTTGTgctatcaaaaaataataagtagaaaatttagaacgttttattttgaaagagcCAGATTTTTCTGATCGACTTTTGTTTATtggaaattgtattaaaacagatttaatCTTCTGCATTAACCTTaacttaaacttttttttatgaGATAAACTCGATTCAGGAATTTCCAGTTCTGAAATTATGGTTTCAGTTATTTTACTCATTTTTGTATGTATATGTGTACTTTGTCCTGGGAGCATTTTTAAAACTTGAGATGATTTTGGAGTTTGATCCACTGCATCTTCAAATAGCTCATCTATAAAAATAAGAGTCTTTCAAGCAACGTGTTgaaataaatgacaataaaagtAATTCAAATGTTACTTATATCTTATTTGATAATATAGTTAATAGTATGGTATTGATTCTCATTTATCCCGTTGTTCCCATAATTACATCTgaaagaaaaaggaaatattCACCTTTATCTGTTTCAGAAGATTTTTGTTGTACTTTTTCATCCCCCTTAATTtgattgtatatatttttgcaaTTGTATGTTTCCATGCCTTCCACAATTCCTTTGGATTTTATGCTTTCTTTATCGTCTCTGGCCTTTTTGTTACCAACTTGCATTTCACAGGTACTTCTTTTGatcttaaaaatattagttgataCATCTGTAGCATTTGGTTGGTctcttgtaatttttaatacgTTATCCTAGAATATTGAATGCCAAAGTTACGTGGTTTTCAAAAACATATCTATCCCTTTTTAAAAACACACAAAATACACAATATAATCATATAAAAgagattataaaatttataggCTATTTTGGaaacgaaaaaattacaaattcgAAAAGAGAAATAGTAAATCTTTTATTGTGTTATTTGTATACCtcgttatattttgaaaaagaaatgtgGATAAAAAAGAAGGGATTTTCCAGAAGTAAATAATATAGAATTTGAAAAGTTAAGACAAATATGTACTTACATTTTTCAACTGagtaagttttattttgtcaatattcTGAACAAGATActgaatattgtttatatacATATCTGTATCTAAATCAGTCTGTACACTTTCTCCATCATTCAATAAAATTGCTACTTCTTGAGCAATAACTGACTGACAGTTATCCCCTGTAGATGTAATTGCTTTAACTTCAGTACTaacattttctttatcttttgttgaaaattttgatataaaagtttGCTCTTTAACCGTTTCTTCCTCCTCGTCTGTGCCATCTTTGTTCTCGTCTTTCACTTTCCTTTGACATTTTGATATGTGTTCTCTAAAGTCGTCGTCAGTTTCTATCTCTTCTATTTTAGCTTTTAACTCGGTTTCTTCATCGGTTTTAGATATATCGTCAATACTAATAGATAAAGATGGTGTAGAGAATTTATAGTAAAGAATTATATcatttctgaaattttcttcttcactCTTGATCCTCGAATTGGTGTTTGAAAAACGTGGTGGTGTTGATTCACTGGAAATGTTTGTTATACTGATTGATGATAGTTGGGATACGATTCTTGAACGAGTCAAACTATTatctgaaatatttgaattatattataaaaacagaaaaaaattgatagaactacaattgtgaaaaaaaaaagcaTTTGGAGTATTTCTGTGATAGATGAAAGTGCTCCAGTTGCAATGCCTTTCTAGACTAGGTTCAAAAAAGGTTTGTATATAGTAAACCAAACCTCCTTattagcttatttacagagCATTGCAGTCTCAGGAAGCACCTGATAAGGAATAGATCTAATAGACGTTGCATctatttggaatatattttttattcgatatagtataaattttgtaaaaagaaTTACCTGTAAAATGTTGTTCGAGTCCTTCACTTAACACATAGGATCCGGGATAGTCTGTTTGAAATATTGATGTCAAAGAATTCTCATCTTCTTgtgtttctttttaattttatcaggtagaattacaaaaaaaccaGATCTTGCTACTACGGATGCTTTATCTTTGAATTTTTGTACATCAATAGACCATTGTTCAAAGGGTAAATGATATTTGTTAAGTGAGAAGTAGGTTATTTTAGTAGTATAATGCATTAGTTCTCTACAAGGGCATATTGGAAGTTTCTTAGCTGGTTTCACATCGTGAATATTAGAGAATTCATCACTTCCTCTCGATGTAGTTTGTGTATATATGTTTGCTTGACTAATTAGtggacattttttatttgattgaagGCATATACATGATGAAATGCTACAACCACATTGAGAAAATTCATTGCATCTATGTGCTTGTACTTGTTTTGACTGCCAGGCACAGGTTGCCGTacgtatattttcaataaatgaatgtTGTTCAGGTACTTCTCTTACTTCAgctttaattttaatacaagtGCTTATTATTGGAGGAATATCTTCGTTGTATGGTATTCgtttcattttgattatatCGCTAGTAGGCATAGCACATGGTGCaacacatttattatttttaataaacgtCAATTCCAATACACCTTTGTCTCCACCAAACATTTTCGTATTTTCAGCATCTAAAATTTCTCcagttttatcttttatatcagTTTCTTCAATTCCATCAACTACAGCTCCTTTCATTTCCTTTGTATCAACAACCTTGACATTTAAGATCTCAGAGCAATCaacttctttcttcttctctaCTGCTTTCATGATGTCTTCATTAAGCTGAATCGTTTCAATCGAATCTTTTGTCACACTTTTTTCATTCTCAGGagcaatttcttcttttacaaTTGGTGAGCCATCTCTAACAAattcttcagtttttatttttcctgCTTGTTTATTGAATATCTGTTTTATAGAATCTTTCTCATTTAAAACGCCACTTTTCTTGATACTACTCTGTTTCTCTAATATCTCAGACTCTTTGTGATTTGAATTTTCCTTTCCTTTTTCCGataatataaacataattttatctttggaTGTTAATTGTCTTCCCGATcccgtatttttttttatagtttccaaGTATTCTCTTTTAACATCTAATTCGTGCGATATTACAGGAATAGTCAAATCTTCtgtttgagaatattttgattggtttttatttgttgattttgcTTCTCTAATACCTCTCGATTCTTCTgatattattactatatttttttcctcgtttgattccttttttttaaCATCTATATGTCGATACTTCTCTCCAggtattttagatttagtttcTTCCTTGGGAATAATTACAGAAGGCAAAGTATCttgtgaaattgttatttcatCAAAGTTTGGTAATATGACATCAACATCCTCTACCATTGGTAACTGGGATATTGAAATCTTTTCTTGAGATAATTTTGATTGAGGCAGTTGCTTCAataacaaaaacgatttttcggTTGCTGCAAGTTCTTTCTTCTCCTGAATATGTTCTTTATCAAGggcatcaaaatatatttcttcttctaattgGATGGCATCAAATTCACAACTTTCAGGATTAACCTgttgtttgaataattttttttttactttctctAAACCTTTAAGATTAGTTTGTTGTTTAGAAGAAAGTTTATTTCCTATACAAATCGCTCCACATGATTCTTTAAATAAAGGTGAAGCATTGGATTTAGTTTTATATTCCAATGATTCTTGGAATTGTTCAGATAACGTTGATGAGCAAAGATTAGGACATATATTTTCacaagaaaagaaatttttcataatttctaaaGCCTTTTCTGAGTGGTCTTCGTCGATCATATCAGTAACATTgggttttattatattttcaggTACCGAAGCTTTGTCATGTACTTCATTTTTCCCAGAACATTCACAAGTACtttgtgtattttttaatttat
This genomic window contains:
- the LOC130903046 gene encoding repetitive organellar protein-like isoform X1, yielding MGRLILNCTTIGSKENLYALVIPKDTEIIALRNNLVAEESYGRGQENMTSAMISHLNSKKEVAEKQDDSKNQQELRESYEEQKLCYVEAASKDDAEKAGPSNLPQNLEILLMDNEIKQLDQNIKQMRNQDITPELRVRIIRKEVEVMKKYCSQLSIIQRENDKLKEQIFFYEDSFSKLGCFPVTPKLIEELKLKIEATNEEKQLREKVRNLEKELCLYTYSLNDVEVLRQRSLLLEEVLIDRERLSQKVEQLGILDQEIHNLKKKAAIVDELENCVLKMRREKNFLEIELNQLKRKLSIVEGEEFNRKAEREILESKIVCMEQKITNLKSLCEDKERLRVERDHLKYSLEEMIRKLEDVEKMRKQIQCLEALKAERDIFKSKYETLIGLEHECDLLRDQLDRTKYVEIERNSLEIRLEDLEACLEDQENDKKRLVHYINTLSKARDEEQEKFNKYANQMRVEIEKKDSLITSTQEKLSFLVTRLEDSVNDLNSQTLEHKSKTSNLESDINTLTLKLNNLKAKNEKLVDCLSNIENENQRLIQHIMDLKKENDNLIKNLKNLKETNIFLKKTLEEKEDSLNSTSEA
- the LOC130903046 gene encoding repetitive organellar protein-like isoform X2, with the translated sequence MGRLILNCTTIGSKENLYALVIPKDTEIIALRNNLVESYEEQKLCYVEAASKDDAEKAGPSNLPQNLEILLMDNEIKQLDQNIKQMRNQDITPELRVRIIRKEVEVMKKYCSQLSIIQRENDKLKEQIFFYEDSFSKLGCFPVTPKLIEELKLKIEATNEEKQLREKVRNLEKELCLYTYSLNDVEVLRQRSLLLEEVLIDRERLSQKVEQLGILDQEIHNLKKKAAIVDELENCVLKMRREKNFLEIELNQLKRKLSIVEGEEFNRKAEREILESKIVCMEQKITNLKSLCEDKERLRVERDHLKYSLEEMIRKLEDVEKMRKQIQCLEALKAERDIFKSKYETLIGLEHECDLLRDQLDRTKYVEIERNSLEIRLEDLEACLEDQENDKKRLVHYINTLSKARDEEQEKFNKYANQMRVEIEKKDSLITSTQEKLSFLVTRLEDSVNDLNSQTLEHKSKTSNLESDINTLTLKLNNLKAKNEKLVDCLSNIENENQRLIQHIMDLKKENDNLIKNLKNLKETNIFLKKTLEEKEDSLNSTSEA